A window of Streptomyces gilvosporeus contains these coding sequences:
- a CDS encoding LPXTG cell wall anchor domain-containing protein has product MRPLVSAGTLSATVAAGLLLAPSASAAAHGDNGTVKIHDAATSATGADLRKNEPHVCAFSLDAFGFDGGQKVDWHIEAWASTAGAKGTTVKSGSLALDGQGHGRTQDLSLPDGHYKLFWTFDGEHGRAKHKVFWTDCAAGTQPGGGKSSTTAAPSGPGQVSAAPSSSAPAGTTPAPSASSPAPAPSTAHDLAETGNGAPVGLLSTAAGALVATGGYLVVRRRKARQR; this is encoded by the coding sequence ATGCGCCCGCTCGTTTCCGCAGGCACGCTCTCGGCCACCGTGGCCGCGGGCCTGCTGCTCGCCCCTTCCGCTTCTGCCGCCGCGCACGGCGACAACGGCACGGTGAAGATCCACGACGCCGCGACCAGTGCGACCGGTGCGGACCTCCGTAAGAACGAACCGCACGTCTGCGCCTTCTCCCTCGACGCCTTCGGTTTCGACGGCGGGCAGAAGGTCGACTGGCACATCGAAGCCTGGGCCTCGACAGCCGGAGCCAAGGGCACGACCGTGAAGTCCGGCTCCCTCGCGCTCGACGGTCAGGGGCACGGCCGTACGCAGGATCTGTCGCTGCCCGACGGTCACTACAAGCTCTTCTGGACCTTCGACGGCGAGCACGGCCGGGCCAAGCACAAGGTCTTCTGGACCGACTGTGCGGCCGGCACCCAGCCGGGCGGCGGGAAGTCGTCGACGACGGCCGCCCCGTCCGGCCCGGGGCAGGTGAGCGCCGCGCCTTCGTCGTCTGCGCCCGCGGGCACCACCCCGGCGCCCTCGGCCTCCTCCCCCGCGCCCGCCCCGTCCACAGCCCACGACCTCGCGGAGACCGGCAACGGCGCACCCGTCGGCCTGCTTTCCACGGCGGCCGGCGCGCTCGTCGCGACCGGCGGCTACCTCGTCGTCCGCCGTCGCAAGGCCCGGCAGCGCTGA
- a CDS encoding fumarylacetoacetate hydrolase family protein has product MDLARLMTAQGPRYGVVDTDRRTVRPLRDPAGPEHLADLAQPTGSRGGALTSGPSLAPENESVPLDEVRLLAPVVPGKIVVIGRNYGGRPDAAGNLIIHLKPTTSVVGPDDPIVLPDSSHDVRYEGELAVVIGRTCRSVAPEDAAHHVLGYTCANDVTAWDIGTDGGQWTKAKGMDTFCPLGPWISTDLDPAAALITTRVNGEIRQKGSTAQLTRSALTLVSEISHLMTLLPGDVLLTGTPEGSAALTPHDTVSVDIDGIGTLRSPVVATSNSRTTGQG; this is encoded by the coding sequence ATGGACCTCGCACGACTCATGACGGCACAAGGCCCCAGGTACGGAGTGGTGGACACCGATCGCAGGACCGTCAGACCCCTTCGGGACCCGGCGGGCCCGGAACACCTCGCAGACCTGGCACAGCCGACGGGCTCACGCGGCGGCGCCCTCACCTCCGGCCCCTCCCTGGCACCCGAGAACGAGAGCGTCCCTCTGGACGAGGTCAGACTGCTGGCCCCGGTGGTCCCGGGCAAGATCGTCGTCATCGGGCGCAACTACGGCGGCCGGCCGGATGCCGCCGGAAACCTGATCATCCACCTCAAGCCCACCACGTCCGTCGTCGGCCCGGACGACCCGATCGTGCTCCCGGACTCCTCACACGACGTGCGCTACGAAGGCGAACTCGCCGTCGTCATCGGCCGCACCTGCCGCTCGGTGGCCCCCGAGGACGCCGCGCACCACGTCCTCGGCTACACCTGCGCCAACGACGTGACCGCATGGGACATCGGCACCGACGGCGGCCAGTGGACAAAGGCCAAGGGCATGGACACGTTCTGCCCCCTCGGCCCCTGGATCAGCACGGACCTCGACCCCGCGGCGGCCCTCATCACCACCCGCGTCAACGGCGAGATACGCCAGAAGGGCAGCACCGCCCAACTCACCCGCAGCGCCCTCACCTTGGTCTCCGAGATAAGCCATCTCATGACGCTGCTCCCCGGCGATGTCCTCCTGACCGGCACCCCCGAGGGCAGCGCCGCCCTGACACCCCACGACACCGTCAGCGTCGACATCGACGGCATCGGCACCCTCCGCAGCCCCGTCGTCGCCACCTCCAACTCCCGTACTACAGGGCAGGGTTGA